The Agromyces sp. LHK192 genome includes a window with the following:
- a CDS encoding GNAT family N-acetyltransferase, with protein MEIRRIGRPEIDDRELDAYSRLVRVLDRELLGTDELTRSIDELALDLRDDDPYRARVALGAFEGDELVGLAEIDWERDEDASTAYLPLLGVAPSHRRRGTGSALLAEAERVAQDAGRPTLVVSSEHLLDPGDRAGTEAEDEHGRLAGGDGSAERVRPPQGDASIEADATAVRFATARGYALGQLDRISVLDVGGRAADFAASLAALGPGDPYRVVTWADRVPDDLVDSMAYAHERMSVDAPSGAISYELEHWDAARVRDDEERAAARGRRNLTAAAVAPDGSVAGFTVLSLLAESVAVEQWDTIVLASHRGHGLGMRLKLANLVHLDRADPGRERVFTWNADENEHMLAINVALGFRGFAHEAVWQRP; from the coding sequence ATGGAGATCCGACGGATCGGCCGCCCGGAGATCGACGACCGGGAACTCGACGCGTACTCGCGCCTGGTGCGCGTACTCGATCGCGAACTGCTCGGGACGGACGAGCTCACTCGCTCGATCGACGAGCTGGCACTCGACCTGCGCGACGACGACCCGTATCGTGCCCGCGTCGCGCTCGGCGCATTCGAGGGCGACGAACTCGTCGGCCTGGCCGAGATCGACTGGGAACGCGACGAGGATGCCTCGACCGCGTACCTGCCGCTCCTCGGCGTCGCCCCGTCGCACCGACGGCGCGGGACCGGCAGCGCCCTGCTGGCCGAGGCCGAACGCGTCGCACAGGACGCGGGCCGTCCGACCCTGGTGGTCTCGAGCGAGCACCTCCTCGATCCCGGCGACCGCGCCGGGACCGAGGCCGAAGACGAGCACGGCCGACTCGCGGGCGGAGACGGATCCGCCGAGCGGGTGCGCCCCCCGCAGGGCGATGCGAGCATCGAGGCCGACGCGACGGCGGTCCGGTTCGCGACCGCCAGGGGGTACGCCCTGGGCCAGCTCGACCGCATCAGCGTGCTCGACGTCGGCGGCAGGGCGGCCGACTTCGCCGCGAGCCTTGCGGCGCTCGGCCCCGGCGACCCGTACCGCGTGGTCACTTGGGCCGACCGGGTCCCCGACGACCTCGTCGACTCCATGGCGTACGCGCACGAGCGGATGTCGGTGGACGCCCCGTCCGGAGCGATCTCGTACGAGCTCGAACATTGGGACGCCGCGCGCGTCCGCGACGACGAGGAGCGCGCCGCAGCTCGCGGGCGACGCAACCTGACCGCCGCAGCGGTCGCTCCCGACGGGTCGGTCGCCGGCTTCACGGTGCTGTCGCTGCTCGCCGAGTCCGTCGCCGTCGAGCAGTGGGACACCATCGTGCTCGCGTCGCATCGCGGCCACGGCCTCGGCATGCGCCTGAAGCTCGCGAACCTGGTGCACCTCGATCGGGCCGACCCGGGGCGCGAACGCGTCTTCACGTGGAACGCCGACGAGAACGAGCACATGCTCGCCATCAACGTCGCACTCGGGTTCCGCGGATTCGCCCACGAGGCGGTGTGGCAGCGGCCGTGA
- the mutM gene encoding bifunctional DNA-formamidopyrimidine glycosylase/DNA-(apurinic or apyrimidinic site) lyase, giving the protein MPELPEVEVVRTGLAPAVTGARIAGVEVLDQRSLRRHDAASGRFEALVTGARIEAAVRRGKFLWLPIGSESGPGTRAIVGHLGMSGQLLLRTPDHPGDDRHARIRLHLDHPAHGELRVDFVDQRIFGSMAVDRMVPTDDGAAAGFSADVSGEWAALIPTQVAHIARDPIDPAFDERRFVTALTRRSSGVKRALLDQGLVSGIGNIYADEALWAVRLHAEQPASSLSRRRASELLSAVREVLSKALAEGGTSFDAQYVNVNGASGYFAHSLNAYGQTGRPCPRCGTPIVREPFMNRSSHRCPRCQRLRMPRRAA; this is encoded by the coding sequence GTGCCCGAACTCCCCGAGGTCGAGGTCGTGCGCACGGGCCTCGCGCCGGCGGTCACCGGCGCGCGCATCGCGGGCGTCGAGGTGCTCGACCAGCGCTCGCTGAGGCGCCACGACGCCGCATCCGGCCGCTTCGAAGCCCTCGTGACCGGTGCCCGCATCGAGGCCGCCGTCCGACGCGGCAAGTTCCTGTGGCTGCCGATCGGGTCGGAATCCGGGCCGGGCACCCGCGCGATCGTCGGTCATCTCGGCATGAGCGGGCAGTTGCTGCTGCGCACGCCCGACCACCCGGGCGACGACCGCCACGCGCGGATCCGGCTCCACCTCGACCATCCCGCGCACGGGGAGCTGCGGGTCGACTTCGTGGACCAGCGCATCTTCGGCTCGATGGCCGTCGACCGCATGGTGCCGACCGACGACGGTGCCGCGGCCGGGTTCTCGGCAGACGTTTCGGGGGAGTGGGCCGCGCTCATCCCGACGCAGGTCGCGCACATCGCCCGCGACCCGATCGACCCCGCGTTCGACGAGCGCCGATTCGTCACGGCGCTGACCCGCCGCAGCAGCGGCGTCAAACGTGCGCTGCTCGACCAGGGCCTGGTGAGCGGCATCGGCAACATCTACGCCGACGAAGCGTTGTGGGCGGTCAGGCTGCACGCGGAGCAGCCGGCATCGAGCCTGTCGCGACGACGCGCCTCGGAGCTGCTGTCGGCCGTGCGCGAGGTGCTGTCGAAGGCGCTGGCCGAGGGCGGAACGAGCTTCGACGCGCAGTACGTCAACGTGAACGGCGCGTCGGGGTACTTCGCGCACTCGCTGAACGCCTACGGGCAGACCGGTCGGCCGTGCCCGCGGTGCGGCACGCCCATCGTGCGCGAGCCGTTCATGAACCGGTCCTCGCACCGCTGCCCCAGGTGCCAGCGGCTCAGGATGCCCCGGCGCGCGGCCTGA
- the rnc gene encoding ribonuclease III, with protein MQQTLQVELDAELLQLALTHRSFAYENGGIPTNERLEFLGDSILGQAVTVRLFRDHPDLDEGELAKRRASLVSSAALAEVARAIGLGPFIRLGRGETLTGGADKPSILADTVEAIIGATYLDRGGDEAAALVLRLIGPLMADVTRFGAAMDPKTSLQEIAARLSEPAPVYTVTESGPDHNKHFIATVVVGDRAVASGEGTSKKQAEMAAALEAWTQLSATN; from the coding sequence CTGCAGCAGACGCTGCAGGTCGAGCTGGACGCCGAGCTCCTGCAGCTCGCGCTCACGCACCGGTCGTTCGCGTACGAGAACGGCGGCATCCCGACGAACGAGCGCCTCGAGTTCCTCGGCGACTCGATCCTCGGACAGGCCGTCACGGTCCGGTTGTTCCGCGACCACCCCGACCTCGACGAAGGCGAGTTGGCGAAGCGCCGCGCGAGCCTGGTCTCGAGTGCGGCGCTGGCAGAGGTCGCACGGGCGATCGGCCTCGGGCCGTTCATCCGGCTGGGGCGCGGCGAGACGCTCACGGGCGGTGCCGACAAGCCGTCGATCCTCGCCGACACCGTCGAGGCGATCATCGGCGCGACGTACCTCGATCGCGGCGGCGACGAGGCGGCCGCACTCGTGCTGCGCCTCATCGGTCCGCTGATGGCCGACGTCACTCGATTCGGTGCGGCGATGGATCCGAAGACGAGCCTGCAGGAGATCGCCGCCCGGTTGAGCGAGCCGGCGCCGGTCTACACGGTCACCGAATCCGGCCCCGACCACAACAAGCACTTCATCGCGACCGTCGTCGTCGGCGACCGCGCCGTCGCATCCGGCGAGGGCACGAGCAAGAAGCAGGCCGAGATGGCCGCCGCGCTCGAAGCGTGGACCCAGCTGAGCGCGACGAACTGA
- the rpmF gene encoding 50S ribosomal protein L32, translated as MAVPKRKKSRANTHARRSQWKAEVPTLVKTVENGKVTYSLPHRAKVVEDSAGTPLFLEYKGRKVADV; from the coding sequence ATGGCTGTTCCCAAGCGGAAGAAGTCACGCGCCAACACCCACGCGCGCCGGTCGCAGTGGAAGGCCGAGGTCCCCACGCTGGTGAAGACCGTCGAGAACGGCAAGGTCACCTACAGCCTCCCGCACCGCGCGAAGGTCGTCGAGGACTCGGCGGGCACCCCGCTCTTCCTCGAGTACAAGGGCCGCAAGGTCGCCGACGTCTAA
- a CDS encoding DUF177 domain-containing protein — MATPDRPFRVLVRDLMQRPGEMREQQLTVSVPEQFGEGLVAVRAGSTLEIDLRLESVHEGILATAEVDGTADGECGRCLIDIAQPVEVEFQELFAYHSGEAFEYEVQDDHVDLEPLIRDAVVLALPFQPVCRPDCPGLDPETGLRLADHPELDTPEHADPRWAALAGFQASEDEGTGTDSGADLQRD; from the coding sequence GTGGCCACCCCAGACCGACCGTTCCGCGTGCTCGTGCGCGACCTCATGCAGCGTCCCGGCGAGATGCGCGAGCAGCAGCTGACCGTCTCCGTTCCCGAACAGTTCGGCGAGGGACTCGTCGCCGTCCGCGCCGGCAGCACGCTCGAGATCGACCTCCGCCTGGAGTCGGTGCACGAGGGCATCCTCGCGACCGCCGAGGTCGACGGAACGGCCGACGGCGAGTGCGGACGATGCCTGATCGACATCGCCCAGCCTGTCGAAGTCGAGTTCCAGGAGCTTTTCGCGTATCATTCTGGGGAAGCTTTCGAGTATGAGGTTCAAGACGACCACGTGGATCTTGAACCGCTCATCCGAGATGCGGTAGTGCTGGCACTGCCCTTCCAGCCGGTGTGCCGGCCTGATTGCCCGGGTCTCGACCCAGAGACCGGGCTCCGTCTGGCCGATCATCCGGAACTCGACACCCCTGAGCACGCCGACCCGAGGTGGGCCGCGCTCGCGGGGTTCCAGGCTTCCGAAGACGAGGGCACCGGTACCGATTCCGGTGCCGACCTGCAGAGAGATTGA
- a CDS encoding DUF3488 and transglutaminase-like domain-containing protein → MRTDPAPSTAQRSVLAAGTFLLTMSASAALGTLIEDSGWWWLCACVAAGVIGAGIGLRSLRLPVGLVGILQAGVLLLLLTFWFGGTTSIALLIPTWDTFGVFGELLAGAERTIQQQSVPAIVVPPLLFVLVLGVGLIALAADVLVQDVRRPAFAAVPMLVPIFIPGFVVEDGAEVIVLLFTAAAFLVLLRVDMRIRRRIELAHPAPGDEAVVIGPGRVPLASTLWATVGVATVGIVAASVLTASTPSISQSLLLGTDQSGVLFARGVSPFIDLGRDLRRPAATPAFAYTARDGDRPYFTLLTLDRFEGEVWGSTARAADSENTVDRMPRPVGLDPTVPAEERPIDVAVGDLRTTWLPVPYPTASIERLRGSWFWDRESLTVRSVDTSTSGQRYRINRLDVRPSADQLRGAGRVLPGAFEEYLALPEERPQVIRDTAAAVAGAAATPYDAAVAIQAYLRGSEFSYSVDAPVEEGYDGGGFDVIANFLELKEGYCVHFASTMAVFARELGIPSRISVGYTAGSPSGERIDNLSVVEVDSHDLHAWPELYFPGIGWTAFEPTPGRGTVPAYSRPQAAQTPVSPFTGSTSAPQTGRPDLDPERDLATGAGGGAGDPAAAVTRAAVLALVAVLIALGPAALRLGQRWSRRRRVRRGPGRAQAAWDEVRATARDLYAGGADTETPRAFAMHVAARPAFEGDAGAWLAELRNAVERERYGPPPDHVGGHGSAVAQVPPDELLRAVHEVRRALTEDAGFAARVRAVLLPASLLGTGSRRARGTALGA, encoded by the coding sequence GTGCGTACTGATCCCGCACCGTCCACCGCGCAGCGCTCCGTGCTCGCGGCGGGCACCTTCCTGCTGACGATGTCCGCGTCGGCGGCGCTCGGGACCCTCATCGAGGACTCCGGCTGGTGGTGGCTGTGCGCGTGCGTCGCCGCAGGCGTCATCGGGGCGGGCATCGGGCTGCGTTCCCTCCGGCTGCCCGTCGGGCTCGTCGGCATCCTCCAGGCCGGCGTCCTGCTGCTCCTGCTCACGTTCTGGTTCGGCGGGACGACGAGCATCGCGCTGCTCATCCCGACCTGGGACACGTTCGGGGTGTTCGGCGAACTCCTCGCCGGGGCCGAGCGCACGATCCAGCAGCAGTCGGTGCCGGCGATCGTCGTGCCGCCGTTGCTGTTCGTCCTCGTGCTGGGGGTGGGGCTGATCGCGCTCGCGGCGGACGTGCTCGTGCAGGACGTGCGCCGACCGGCATTCGCGGCCGTGCCCATGCTCGTGCCGATCTTCATCCCCGGGTTCGTCGTCGAGGACGGCGCCGAGGTGATCGTCCTCCTGTTCACCGCGGCCGCCTTCCTCGTCCTGCTCCGGGTCGACATGCGGATCCGCCGTCGGATCGAGCTCGCGCATCCCGCTCCGGGTGACGAAGCCGTCGTCATCGGCCCGGGCCGGGTGCCGCTCGCGTCGACGCTCTGGGCGACGGTCGGCGTCGCGACCGTCGGGATCGTCGCCGCATCGGTGCTCACGGCGTCGACGCCGAGCATCTCGCAGAGCCTGCTGCTCGGCACCGATCAGTCCGGCGTGCTGTTCGCACGGGGTGTGAGCCCGTTCATCGACCTCGGTCGCGACCTTCGTCGTCCGGCGGCGACGCCGGCGTTCGCGTACACCGCGCGCGACGGCGACCGGCCGTACTTCACGCTGCTCACGCTGGACCGCTTCGAGGGCGAGGTCTGGGGCAGTACCGCGCGAGCGGCCGATTCCGAGAACACCGTCGACCGGATGCCCCGCCCGGTGGGGTTGGATCCGACGGTGCCGGCGGAGGAGCGCCCGATCGACGTGGCGGTCGGCGACCTCCGCACGACCTGGCTCCCGGTGCCGTATCCGACCGCGTCGATCGAACGGCTGCGCGGGTCCTGGTTCTGGGATCGCGAGTCGCTGACCGTGCGGAGCGTGGACACCAGCACGTCCGGCCAGCGGTACCGCATCAACCGCCTCGACGTGCGGCCGTCCGCCGACCAGCTCCGAGGTGCCGGCCGGGTCCTGCCCGGCGCATTCGAGGAGTACCTCGCGTTGCCCGAGGAGCGGCCGCAGGTCATCCGCGACACGGCCGCGGCGGTCGCCGGCGCCGCGGCGACGCCGTACGACGCGGCGGTCGCGATCCAGGCCTACCTGCGGGGGAGCGAGTTCTCGTACTCGGTCGACGCCCCGGTCGAGGAGGGCTACGACGGCGGCGGATTCGACGTCATCGCGAACTTCCTCGAACTGAAGGAGGGGTACTGCGTCCACTTCGCGTCCACGATGGCCGTCTTCGCGCGCGAGCTGGGCATCCCGTCGCGGATCTCGGTCGGGTACACGGCGGGATCGCCCAGCGGTGAGCGGATCGACAACCTGAGCGTGGTCGAGGTCGACAGCCACGACCTGCATGCCTGGCCCGAGCTGTACTTCCCCGGCATCGGGTGGACGGCGTTCGAGCCGACGCCGGGCCGGGGCACGGTGCCGGCGTACTCGCGACCGCAGGCCGCGCAGACGCCCGTGTCGCCGTTCACCGGCTCGACCTCGGCGCCGCAGACCGGCCGACCGGACCTCGACCCGGAGCGCGACCTCGCGACCGGGGCGGGTGGCGGCGCCGGGGATCCGGCCGCTGCGGTGACGCGTGCGGCGGTGCTCGCGCTGGTCGCGGTACTGATCGCCCTGGGCCCGGCAGCACTGCGGCTCGGTCAGCGCTGGTCGCGCAGGCGGCGCGTCCGGCGCGGCCCGGGACGCGCCCAGGCGGCTTGGGACGAGGTACGCGCGACCGCGCGCGACCTGTACGCGGGCGGGGCCGACACCGAGACGCCGCGCGCGTTCGCGATGCACGTCGCCGCGCGACCCGCCTTCGAGGGCGATGCCGGCGCGTGGCTCGCTGAACTGCGCAACGCCGTCGAGCGCGAACGGTACGGGCCGCCGCCCGATCACGTCGGCGGGCACGGCTCCGCCGTCGCCCAGGTCCCACCGGACGAGCTGCTGCGCGCCGTGCACGAGGTGCGACGGGCGCTCACGGAGGACGCGGGGTTCGCCGCGCGCGTGCGGGCCGTGCTGCTCCCGGCGTCGCTGCTCGGCACCGGAAGCCGACGCGCCCGCGGCACGGCACTCGGCGCCTGA
- a CDS encoding DUF58 domain-containing protein: MPRPRARRNTALPRLTRRGTALVATGVVLLAVALWYDFRDVMLLAFVGIVLPLVSMGFLAIGVPRLEVQRTFTPPVVGAGGVTRVVLTVRNLATRALDGATWHDAAPAGLTRPVPGVLPALGPHERALPRGDDTARLEYPLRTTQRGVFDIGPMGVTTTDPFGLAVVTRDAGTSHELVVTPRVIALDPALDTGVAVEGVLHRLQRRTHSNADEFIAREYRHGDPLRRVHWPATARRGELMVRDEEQRGDPEARVILDTTLSGRHDRAFARSGDDPRHAGFELAVEIAASVAVHLLGRGFRVSVDPLEDPVRGALSDSAPDGYRMPGGDRLLLEDLARLETPLGSRPHHDGAIVSAGSGDARMPGYAVLVDPDAAEAQQLAALRASFSPAIAFAVSGIPPRIVDVLEEADWRVVHVRRAADLPAAWAQATATRVDLDEPGPAPGPGFDRAADGVAGIPGGDRAY, translated from the coding sequence ATGCCCCGCCCACGGGCCCGACGGAACACCGCACTCCCGCGGCTCACGCGGCGCGGGACGGCACTCGTCGCGACCGGGGTCGTCCTGCTCGCCGTCGCCCTCTGGTACGACTTCCGCGACGTCATGCTGCTCGCGTTCGTCGGCATCGTCCTGCCGCTCGTCTCGATGGGGTTCCTCGCGATCGGGGTTCCGCGCCTCGAGGTGCAGCGCACCTTCACCCCGCCGGTCGTGGGTGCGGGCGGCGTCACTCGGGTCGTCCTCACCGTCCGCAACCTCGCGACGCGCGCGCTCGACGGCGCGACCTGGCACGATGCCGCGCCGGCCGGGCTGACACGTCCGGTTCCGGGGGTGCTGCCGGCGCTCGGGCCGCATGAACGGGCCCTCCCGCGCGGCGACGACACGGCGCGGCTCGAGTACCCGCTGCGCACCACGCAGCGCGGCGTGTTCGACATCGGCCCGATGGGCGTGACCACCACCGACCCGTTCGGGCTCGCCGTCGTCACGCGCGACGCCGGCACGAGCCACGAGCTCGTCGTCACCCCGAGGGTGATCGCGCTCGATCCCGCCCTCGACACCGGGGTGGCGGTCGAGGGCGTCCTGCACCGCCTGCAGCGCCGGACGCACTCGAATGCCGACGAGTTCATCGCGCGCGAGTACCGGCACGGCGACCCGCTGCGGCGCGTGCACTGGCCCGCGACGGCTCGGCGGGGCGAGCTCATGGTCCGAGACGAGGAGCAGCGCGGCGATCCGGAGGCGCGCGTGATCCTCGACACGACCCTGAGCGGGCGGCACGACCGCGCGTTCGCGCGGAGCGGTGACGACCCCCGGCACGCGGGCTTCGAGCTCGCTGTCGAGATCGCGGCCTCGGTGGCGGTGCACCTGCTCGGGCGGGGATTCAGAGTCAGCGTCGACCCGCTCGAGGATCCGGTGCGCGGCGCGCTCTCGGACTCCGCGCCGGACGGGTACCGCATGCCGGGCGGCGACCGCCTCCTGCTCGAGGACCTCGCGCGGCTCGAGACGCCGCTCGGCTCGCGTCCGCACCACGACGGTGCGATCGTGTCGGCCGGGTCGGGCGACGCGCGGATGCCCGGGTACGCGGTCCTCGTCGACCCCGACGCTGCAGAGGCGCAGCAGCTCGCCGCACTCCGAGCCTCGTTCTCGCCGGCGATCGCCTTCGCGGTGTCCGGGATCCCGCCGCGGATCGTCGACGTGCTCGAGGAGGCGGACTGGCGGGTCGTGCACGTTCGGCGCGCGGCCGACCTTCCGGCGGCATGGGCGCAGGCGACGGCCACGCGTGTCGACCTCGACGAACCCGGGCCCGCGCCCGGGCCCGGGTTCGACCGGGCAGCCGACGGGGTGGCGGGCATCCCGGGGGGCGATCGTGCGTACTGA